From Triticum aestivum cultivar Chinese Spring chromosome 4A, IWGSC CS RefSeq v2.1, whole genome shotgun sequence, a single genomic window includes:
- the LOC123082090 gene encoding uncharacterized protein — MSPQPTLATTTTPATGPNASYFQAAPVSQETIQRTEVLLHLYAYQHAQGKPNANQTVIVDPKLPACFGALAANLVAHAQGLHIGAGMTKENWFICFNMVFVDQRFMGSSFKVMGDFRGNAGEWAIVGGTGEFAYAQGVITFNKTWSAQANVRELHVRALCLSFSKAPETPCSRTPRQSSVTKIGPWGKISGEFLDVPTTPQRLKCVTIRHGVVIDSLAFSFVDQAGGQHNVGPWGGPCGHNKDTIELAPSEIVTEVSGTIGVFGEANVEYNAITSLTITTNVRTYGPFGEPQCTRFSVPVQDNSSIVGFFVCALKYVEALGVYVCPPVSN; from the exons ATGTCTCCTCAGCCTACCTTAGCCACCACCACCACGCCTGCTACTGGGCCTAATGCTTCCTATTTCCAAGCAGCTCCTGTTAGCCAAGAGACTATCCAGCGAACGGAGGTTCTTCTCCACCTGTACGCCTACCAGCACGCCCAAGGAAAACCAAATGCTAACCAGACTGTCATAGTGGATCCAAAGCTCCCTGCGTGTTTCGGTGCCCTTGCTGCTAATCTTGTTGCGCACGCTCAAGGTTTGCACATTGGTGCTGGTATGACCAAAGAAAATTGGTTCATTTGTTTCAACATGGTGTTTGTGGACCAAAG GTTTATGGGTTCCAGCTTCAAGGTGATGGGAGATTTTCGAGGAAACGCAGGTGAATGGGCAATTGTTGGTGGGACGGGAGAGTTTGCATATGCACAAGGTGTCATAACCTTTAACAAGACCTGGTCGGCCCAGGCAAATGTTAGGGAGCTTCATGTTCGTGCTTTGTGTCTCTCCTTCTCAAAAGCACCG GAAACACCTTGCTCAAGGACACCACGACAGAGCTCTGTCACCAAGATCGGCCCATGGGGTAAAATAAGTGGAGAATTTCTTGACGTTCCCACGACACCGCAACGTCTAAAGTGTGTGACCATCCGCCATGGAGTTGTCATTGATTCACTTGCATTTTCCTTCGTCGACCAAGCTGGTGGACAACATAACGTTGGCCCATGGGGTGGGCCATGCGGGCACAACAAGGACACA ATCGAGCTTGCTCCATCGGAGATTGTGACAGAAGTCTCTGGAACAATTGGTGTATTTGGAGAAGCCAATGTCGAGTACAATGCCATAACATCACTAACCATTACCACAAATGTCCGGACGTACGGGCCCTTTGGAGAACCGCAGTGTACTCGTTTCAGTGTTCCCGTGCAGGACAATAGCAGCATCGTGGGTTTCTTCGTGTGCGCTCTGAAATACGTGGAGGCGCTCGGGGTTTACGTGTGTCCACCTGTTTCAAACTAG